Part of the Hyalangium ruber genome, GCGCGAGGCCGCCGCCCTGGAGGAGCCCGAGGCGCTGGACTTCGTCCTCAAGGTGCTCTCCACGGACCGCGAGGCGGAGGTGCGCAAGCTGGCCGCCTCCGAGCTGGCCACCCACCGCCGCGTGAGCGCGCGCCCCAAGCTGCGCGAGCGGCTGGATGACGACCACCCCTCCGTCCGCCTCTCCGCGCTGGAGGCGCTCACCCAGCTGGAGGAGTCTCCCCTGTCCGCGCCGCGCAGCGCGCTCGACTCGCGCTTCGCGGACGTGCGCACCCAGGGCCTGCGGCGGCTCGCCCGGCTCGCGGGCACCTCGCCGCTGGTGCCGGGCCTCATCGCCGGCAAGCTCACGGATGGCGACGCCAACGTGGGCCTCGCCGCGCTGGATGCCCTCACCGAGGCCTCCCCTTCCGGCGGCACCGAGTCACTGAAGACGGCCTTCGAGCGCGGCCCCGCGCATATAAAGGTAGAGGTGCTCATCCGCGCCGCCAGCGCGGGGCAGCTCGGCGCCGCGCAGCTCCAGCCGCTGGTGGCCCGCGCGCTGGACGACGCGGACGCGGACGTGCGCCGCGTGGCCTTCACCGTGCGCGTGCTGGAGCGCCAGCCGCTCGCCCAGGTGCTGGAGAAGAAGGACGAGGACTTCGGCCTCGCCGTGCGCGATGTGGCCCGCAGGATGGCGCTGTCCGCCCGGCGCCTGAGCCCCGAGGGCCAGGCGGGGAAGTTCACCACCGAGGGCGAGGTGACGGCGGCCCGCGACAAGCTCCTCCGGGAGAAGCTGCTCGGCCCGGCCACCTCCGGGGCGACGCCCACCGAGGCCGACCTGGAGCCGCTGCTGGCCGCCATGGCCTGCCGCACGCCCGACACGGCGGTGCGCGGTGCCCGGGGGCTGGCGCAGCTCGGAGACACCCGGGCTCTGGGCGCTCTGTTGCAGCTCTCGCGCGAGGCGGAGGCTCCCATCCGCCGACAGGCGGCCACCGCGCTCCAGGCGTTGCAGGATGCGCGCGCCCGCGAGCGGCTGGTGTGGATGCTGGATGACGCGGACGCGGACGTGCGGGCCTCGGCGCTGGAGGCCGTGGTGGCGCTGGACGCGGACACGCCGCTGTCCAGCGCGGAGGCCGCGCTGCGCTCGGGCTTCGAGGACGTGCGCGTGCGCGGCCTGGACCGGCTGGTGAAGCTGGGCGCGGAGGGCAAGCGGCCCGAGGGCGCGGAGACGCTGCTCGGCGATGCGCTGGAGGACGAGGGCGCCAAGGTGCGCGGCGAGGCCTTCCGCACCCTGTGGGCCTGGAACGAGAAGCAGCCGCAGAAGGCGCTGGACCGCGCCCTGGCCGGCCGCTTCCCGGACCTGCGCCTGCGCGCCGTGGAGGAACTGACCTCGCGCCTCAAGGAGGACTGGGCGCTGGAGCGGCTGAAGGGGGCCGTGCAGGACCGCGACGCGGGCGTGGCCACCGCCGCCTACGAGGCGTGGGTGAAGCACGCCGGCAAGGAGAAAGCCGAGCCCCACCTCGCGGCGCTGGACACGGCGCACGCCTCGCTCCGGGCCCTGGCGGCGAAGAACGCCGTCCACGCTCCCGTCGAGGCGCTGCGCTCGCCGCTGCTCAAGCTCATCCAGGACGAGGAGCCTTCCGTCCACCTGCAGGCGCTGGAGTCGCTCGACAAGCTCGTCCCCAACGAGAACGGCCCGCTGCTGGCCGGCCTGCTCTCCGCCGCCCTGCCCCTCAAGGTGCGCGCCGCGGAGCTGCTCGCCGCGCGCGGCGCCGAGGACATCATCGAGCCCATGCGGGTGCTCCTCACCGATAAGGAGCTGGAGCGCCGCTACCCGCCTCCGCTCCTCAACCCGCTGCGGGCCCGCGCCGCCAGCGCGCTGGCCACGCTGGGCTCTCGCCGGCTGCTCTCCTTCCACGCCACCACGCTGCTCAAGCACGAGCAGAGCGAGGTGCGCGAGCAGGGCGGCCGGGGCCTCGCCACCGCCAGCCGCCGTGGGGACGAGGGCTACCTGCTGGATGCGCTCGGCCACGCGGACGTGGCGGTGCGCTCCTGGGCCGCCGATGGCCTGTCGCGCCTCGGGGATGCGCGCGCGCTGCCCGTGCTCACCGGCACGCTGCGCCATGACCACCTGCCCATCCGCCTGGGCGCCATCCTCTCCTTCGCCGCGCTCGGTGCCGAGGGCGAGGGCGGCATGCTCCACGGCCTGGAGGACCGCGCTCGCGAGGTGCAGGAGATGGTGTTCGCCATCATCCTCGCTCGGGACCTGCGCGCCTCGCGCCGGGGAGAGCCTCCCGACTTGCTGATCAGCGCCCTGTCCAGCGCCCGGCCCGAGGTGCGCTACGCCGCCGCGCGCGCGCTGGAGCTGCGGGCCGACCCCGCCGCGTACCAGGCCCACCTGGTGGAGGCGCTGCTGCCCCCCAAGCCGGAGAAGGCCGGGGACATGAAGGAGTGGCCCGCCGAGGACGAGCGCGCCCGCCGCATGGTGGGGCTGGCCGAGGCGCTCGCCAGCGACGTGTCCGAGCAGCGCTACGCGGCCGCCCAGGTGCTCAACCTGCGCCACAAGCCGCTGGACTACTTCCGCGAGGCCCAGAAGGTGGCCCGCCCCCGCTCGCTGGAGGCACCGTGGAAGCCGGAGACCACGCCCAAGCCCGGCCCGGAGAAGCCCGCCAAGAGCTGGCTGCGGCGCCTGTTCGCCACCGGCAAGGAGGCCGCGCCCTCGCCCGAGGCGCTGGCCTCCGCCGAGCGTCAGCACCTGCGCCGGCTCGCCTTCGGCGCCTACGTGGGCCTGCTGCGGCAGGTGTCCGCTGGGGATGACGAGGGCCACCGCGTGCGCCGTGACGCCGTGGACCGCGTGGTGAAGCTCACCCAGGAGGGCTTCGCCGGACAGCCCGCCGCCGTGGCCGCGCTCCTGCGAGCCCTGGAGGATCCGCACCAGTTGGTGCGCAAGGCCGCGCTCGCGGGCCTCAAGGAGCTGTACCCCGCCGGCTCGGACGAGCCGCTGTCCCTGGCCCTCGCCTCGCTCGCGCCGGACGTGGCCCGCGCGGCGCTGGAGGAGCTGGCCGCGCGGGGAGATTCCTCCCGGCCGCGCATCACCGCCGCGCTCAACTCGCCGCTGGCGGACGTGCGCAAGTACGCCTTCGAGCTGCTGGAGAAGCTCAGCCCCGCCGGCAGCCTGGAGCCGCTGCTGGCCGCGCTCTCCAGCGAGCACGCGGACCTGCGCATCGGCGTAATCGAGCGGCTGGCCGGCGCCAATGACTCGCGCGTCACCGAGGCGCTGGGCCGTGCCATGGCCAGCGAGCACGAGGACCTGCGGATGCGCGCCTCGGAGCTGCTCGCCTGGCGCAAGGATGACCGTGCCGTGGAGGTGCTCGGCACCTTCCTGCGCTCGGAGAATGCCGCCAACGCCAAGCGCGCCATGGAGGCGCTGTCCCGACTGTCCTCCCCCGCCGCCGTGGCCGCGCTTGCCAGCCGGCTGCGTACCGCGACGGCCCTGGAGGAGCGCACCCAGCTCGTGAAGGCGCTGGGCCGCACCCGCAACCCCGAAGCGGTGGAGGTGCTGGCGCGGCAGGTGTTGGAGGACGAAGCCCCGAGCGTGCGTCTGGCCTGCATCGCCGCCGCCATGGAGGTGGCGGACCGAGACGTGAAGCCACTGCCCGATGGCACCCCGGACCTGAAGAAGCGGGACGCCGCGTTGGCGGTGCGTTTCCTGAGCTCCGCCGCGCGCTCTGCGGACGCCGCCGTCCGGGTGGCCATTCCCCGCGAGCTGGAGCACGGCGCCGACGCCGGACAGGACGCGCTGCTCCTGAGCCTCTTCGCGGACCGGGACGTGACGGTGCGCCGGGAGGCGGTGGCCCGCTACGCCCAGCGCGTCGTCCACCAGGGCGCGAAGGTGGAGCCCCTCGAGGAGGTGCTGCGCGCGGGTGCCCGCGAGCTGATGCTGCCCGCCGCCGAGGCCGCTGCCTTCAAGCGGCTCCCCAGTGCGCTGCGCCCGCTGCTGCTGTACTCGCGCGCCGGCGAGGTGGGCGAACGCGAGCGGGCGCTGCTGGCGCTCGGCTCGCTGGGAGACGCCCGCGCGCTGGCCGAGCTGGAGACGGTGGCCGCCGGAGGAACACCCGAGGCTCCCTCCGAGCCAAGCATGGTGGTGGCCGCCATCGAGGGCCTGGGCCGGCTGGCCGCGAAGCTCCCCGAGGGCGAGGACCGCAAGCGCATCGAGGAGAAGGTGGAGGCCGCCGCGACCGAGTCGGAAGCCCACGAGCAGCAGCAGGCCGGCGTGCGCGGGCTGCGCTACATCGGCGGCGAGCGGGCGCGGGTGAAGATCGAAGCGCTGCTCACCGACGACGACGCCTCCAGCCTCGTGCGCACCACCGCCGCGACCGAGCTGGGCAAGCTGGGCGATGGGGAGTCCGAGGCCGCCCTGGCCTCGGTGCTCGACCACTACGACTTCGGGCTGCGCAAGGAGGCCCGCAAGGCGCTGGACGCGCTCTTCCCGAAGGACCGGGTGCGGGTGGAGTTCCTCGCCGTGGCGAGCCGGTTCGCGGACATCTCCCAGCCGGCGGCCACCTACCTCGCGGACGAGGCCGAGCCCTCGCAGCTCGTCCCCCGACTGGCCACGCTTAAGGACGAGGCGCTGCGTCGGCGGATCCGCCGGGGAATCATTCGCCGAGGCACCCTGCCCATCGCCGAGCTGGTCACGCTGCTCGCCCACGAGCAGCCCCTGGCCCGCGAGGAGGCCGCCCTCGTCATCGGCTCATGGACTGGAGAGCCACGCGCACCGCTGCCTGCCTCGGACACGGCGAAGCTCGCCGGAGCGGTGGCGGCCGCCGAGCGCCGCACCTCCTCCGAGTGGGCCGCGGCGCCGGGGCCGAAGCGGCCTCCGTTGTCCCTCGCGTGGCAGCGGCTGCTGTGGGCAGGCTCCCGGCTGGGTGTCGCGGAGCTGGCCACGGGGGCTCGCGCCATCCTCCAAGGCGGCGAGGCCGGAGCTCCGGCGGAGGTTCGCCAGGAGGCGGCCCGCGCGCTGGGTACGCTGGGCACGGCGCAGGCGGGAGCCAAGGCCGTGCTCTCCGCCGAGAAGGAGCGCGCCAGCGCGGCCGAGGCGCTCCGCACGCGGCTGTCAGACCCAGACGCCCGGGTGCGCGCCGCCGCGGCGGACTCCCTGGCGCGGCTGGCCCCGGAGCGCGCCGAGTGGGCGCTGGCGGTCAAGCCGTTCGACCCCGTGGCCGTGGGCCCCATGGCCGCGGGGCTGCGCGCCCCCGAGCCGCTGAAGTCCTCCGAGGGACGCCGAGCGGCGCTGCCCGGCGTCATCGCCGAGCACCAGCTCGCGCCGCTGCGCCCGCTGGCCACCGGAGGCTCGACCGAGGTGAAGCAGGACGCCTGGGCCGCGCTGGGACGCCTGGGTGGAGATGACGCGGCGGAGCTGCTGCGCGGCCTCGCCTTCGACAAGGGCCAGTCGGAAGAGCTGCGCAAGGCGGCCTACCGCGCCCACAAACGAGCACGCCGGGCCGCCGAGCGCGCCCGGAAGGAAGGAACCCCGTCGTGACGACCGCCGCCCCCCGTCACCCCGTCGAGCTGCGCTACGCCACCGCGAGCGAGGTGGAGGCCCGCGCCGAGGCCTCGCGCGTGCTGCTGGCCCTGGAGGGCTCTCGCGGCACCGTGGGCCTGCGCGGCCGGGTGCGCGAGCCCGCCCTCTTCCGTGACGCCCTGGCCGCCACCCTCGGGGTGCTCGCCAGCGACCTGCGCTACCGGGGCCGGGACCGCACCGCGTACCTCGCCTACCTCATGAAGCAGGGCAAGCGCGCCACCGCGCAGATCTGGGAGGCGCAGAAGGCGTTCCTGGACGCCTCGCTCCAGAGCGAGGAGCAGAAGGACACGGTGCTGGACCCCGTGCTCACGGTGGATCCGGATCAGGTGTCCCTGGAGGTCTTCTCCCGAGACGAGAGCGCCTACGCGCGCCTGGCCTTCGACAACAGCCTGTTCGACGGGCGCGAGGTGGCGCACGGCTCCACCTTCCTGGACGTGCCAGCGGACCTGCTCGCCAAGGTGGACCGGCTGCGCACCTACGTGCCGCTGTCTCTGGAGGCGCACGTGGCGCTGCCCGCGCAGCAGGCCCGGGCCCCGCGCAACGTGGAGGTGCCTCACGCGTGGCTGCGCGGCTTCCTCCAGGTGCAGTCGGCGGCCACGCTGCCGGCGAACACCTGCACGCTGGCCCCCATCGACCTGTACAACCTGCTCTTCGCCCTGCGCACCCGGAAGGCGAAGAAGGCCCCGCGCGCGTTGCGCTTCGAGCTGGTGCCCGGCGCCCCGCCGCGCATGGTGGTGGAGCCTTGGGAGCTGGTGCTGGAGTGCCACGCCTCGGTGTACACGGGCACCACGCCGGCGGTGGTGCGCACCTTCGGCCGGCAGCGGCTGTCGGCCCTGGCGCGCCTGCTGCCCCACGCGCAGAGCGTGCGGGTGCAATTGCTGGGCGCGGGCCTGCCGGTGTTCTGGGTGGTGGACATGGGCGCGGCCACGCTGACGCTGGCGCTCACCGGGTGGACGGAGAGCGGCTGGTCCAGCGCGGCGGCCTTCGACGTGCTCATGCCGCGCGCGGTGCCGGAGGGGCTCTCGGAGCGGCTGCGCAACCGCCTGCGCGCCGAAGGTCCCCTCTCCTTCGAGACGCTGGTGGCGGGCGCGGGAGCTCCCAAGGACGCGGTGCGCGCGGCGTTGCAGCTCGAGTGCCTGCGCGGGCGCATCCTCTATGACATCGCCCGGGGCGCGTACCGGCCGCGCGAGCTGATGGCCACGCCGGTGGACGAGGCCGTCATCCGCTACGGCAGCGAGCGCGAGGCACGGGCGCACCGGCTGCTGGGCGACGGCGGGGCAGGCGCGGGCGAAGTCAAAGTCACCAAGGTGCATGAGGTGGTGGGCGAAGGCACGCGCATCCACGGCGAGGTGGTGGACCGGGAGGCGGTGCGCAGCTTCTTCCCCGTCTTCACGCTGGACCTGGAGGGCCGGGTAAAGGAGGCGAGCTGCGGCTGCCCGCACTTCCGCCGCTCGGGGATGCGCGAGGGCCCGTGCGAGCACATGATGGCGCTGCGGCTGGCGTACGCGCGGCGGCGCGCGGAGGAAGAGGCGCTGCGGCAGACGCCGGAGGGCCGTCAGCTCATCCGCGCGGAGACACGGGCGTACGTGCGGCGTGAGGCCACCGGGCAGGAGCAGGTGTACCGCGTCTCCCTGGACGGCAAGGTGGTGGCGGTGGAGTGGGGCCCGCGCCTGGGCGAGCCGCGCCGCCAGAAGCTGTGGTTCGACTCGGATGCCGAGGCGCGCGGGGCCTATTTCGCGCGCCTGGAGGCGTTGGCCTCTGAGGGATACATCGACGCGGCTTCGCTGCTGGTGTAGAAAACCGGATTATCTGGCCGCTTGCCCCACGGCCGACCAAGGCGGGTGCGACAGGACAAAGACTTCACAGCGAGCGATTGAGAGAGGTCCTAAAAGTATCAGCCTCAGCGCCTCGAGCGCGGGAGCGGCGTTGCGCCGCTCTGGAAGCAATGCAGGACACTCTCCGCAAGGTAGCCTGTTCTTGGCTCTCTTCCTACGGCCGTACTGCTAGCGCGCCAGGGAGCTGAACCAACGACGCAACCGCCGTTTCCCTAGCGCGCTAGCAGTACGGCCGTAGGGAGAGCCGGTGAGGCTACCGTGCCCCAGGTGAGCAGGTGGTGCCTTCAGGGCCTCTCTCGACCGCTCGCGCCTGTCGCCCCCGCCCGACGCCGCCGCACCCGACGCCCGGAGCTGCCATGACCGCCAAGCTGGAGTCG contains:
- a CDS encoding SWIM zinc finger family protein produces the protein MTTAAPRHPVELRYATASEVEARAEASRVLLALEGSRGTVGLRGRVREPALFRDALAATLGVLASDLRYRGRDRTAYLAYLMKQGKRATAQIWEAQKAFLDASLQSEEQKDTVLDPVLTVDPDQVSLEVFSRDESAYARLAFDNSLFDGREVAHGSTFLDVPADLLAKVDRLRTYVPLSLEAHVALPAQQARAPRNVEVPHAWLRGFLQVQSAATLPANTCTLAPIDLYNLLFALRTRKAKKAPRALRFELVPGAPPRMVVEPWELVLECHASVYTGTTPAVVRTFGRQRLSALARLLPHAQSVRVQLLGAGLPVFWVVDMGAATLTLALTGWTESGWSSAAAFDVLMPRAVPEGLSERLRNRLRAEGPLSFETLVAGAGAPKDAVRAALQLECLRGRILYDIARGAYRPRELMATPVDEAVIRYGSEREARAHRLLGDGGAGAGEVKVTKVHEVVGEGTRIHGEVVDREAVRSFFPVFTLDLEGRVKEASCGCPHFRRSGMREGPCEHMMALRLAYARRRAEEEALRQTPEGRQLIRAETRAYVRREATGQEQVYRVSLDGKVVAVEWGPRLGEPRRQKLWFDSDAEARGAYFARLEALASEGYIDAASLLV
- a CDS encoding HEAT repeat domain-containing protein — protein: MATLAIGNIEKVRALAANGRVLLLGGARAASASRLTAYDFSSNKVLWSVELPSAVLALALAGERWVAAGADGTVRVGTLGEGKLERELSGAHPGGCTGLALSPDGQRLYTVGVDGALRGWALDSGKKLHEWQASPQPLRAVAVDPGHTFAACAGDDGVVRSFTLATGARRDMAGHEGAVRALAFTPRDGRLASAGDDGRIRIWYLVGAVEFEVRGDKDSGHAGPVLALLFPPTPTTEPSAEPSDRFWTAGADGKVKVWRLDERRKPRTLDCGSKPLHALAFAPPPNARQAKVMLGHLFTGGDERRVYRFTAEPDGKPGEEQHDYAHGFDALTEALGAGRPKREAAVREAAALEEPEALDFVLKVLSTDREAEVRKLAASELATHRRVSARPKLRERLDDDHPSVRLSALEALTQLEESPLSAPRSALDSRFADVRTQGLRRLARLAGTSPLVPGLIAGKLTDGDANVGLAALDALTEASPSGGTESLKTAFERGPAHIKVEVLIRAASAGQLGAAQLQPLVARALDDADADVRRVAFTVRVLERQPLAQVLEKKDEDFGLAVRDVARRMALSARRLSPEGQAGKFTTEGEVTAARDKLLREKLLGPATSGATPTEADLEPLLAAMACRTPDTAVRGARGLAQLGDTRALGALLQLSREAEAPIRRQAATALQALQDARARERLVWMLDDADADVRASALEAVVALDADTPLSSAEAALRSGFEDVRVRGLDRLVKLGAEGKRPEGAETLLGDALEDEGAKVRGEAFRTLWAWNEKQPQKALDRALAGRFPDLRLRAVEELTSRLKEDWALERLKGAVQDRDAGVATAAYEAWVKHAGKEKAEPHLAALDTAHASLRALAAKNAVHAPVEALRSPLLKLIQDEEPSVHLQALESLDKLVPNENGPLLAGLLSAALPLKVRAAELLAARGAEDIIEPMRVLLTDKELERRYPPPLLNPLRARAASALATLGSRRLLSFHATTLLKHEQSEVREQGGRGLATASRRGDEGYLLDALGHADVAVRSWAADGLSRLGDARALPVLTGTLRHDHLPIRLGAILSFAALGAEGEGGMLHGLEDRAREVQEMVFAIILARDLRASRRGEPPDLLISALSSARPEVRYAAARALELRADPAAYQAHLVEALLPPKPEKAGDMKEWPAEDERARRMVGLAEALASDVSEQRYAAAQVLNLRHKPLDYFREAQKVARPRSLEAPWKPETTPKPGPEKPAKSWLRRLFATGKEAAPSPEALASAERQHLRRLAFGAYVGLLRQVSAGDDEGHRVRRDAVDRVVKLTQEGFAGQPAAVAALLRALEDPHQLVRKAALAGLKELYPAGSDEPLSLALASLAPDVARAALEELAARGDSSRPRITAALNSPLADVRKYAFELLEKLSPAGSLEPLLAALSSEHADLRIGVIERLAGANDSRVTEALGRAMASEHEDLRMRASELLAWRKDDRAVEVLGTFLRSENAANAKRAMEALSRLSSPAAVAALASRLRTATALEERTQLVKALGRTRNPEAVEVLARQVLEDEAPSVRLACIAAAMEVADRDVKPLPDGTPDLKKRDAALAVRFLSSAARSADAAVRVAIPRELEHGADAGQDALLLSLFADRDVTVRREAVARYAQRVVHQGAKVEPLEEVLRAGARELMLPAAEAAAFKRLPSALRPLLLYSRAGEVGERERALLALGSLGDARALAELETVAAGGTPEAPSEPSMVVAAIEGLGRLAAKLPEGEDRKRIEEKVEAAATESEAHEQQQAGVRGLRYIGGERARVKIEALLTDDDASSLVRTTAATELGKLGDGESEAALASVLDHYDFGLRKEARKALDALFPKDRVRVEFLAVASRFADISQPAATYLADEAEPSQLVPRLATLKDEALRRRIRRGIIRRGTLPIAELVTLLAHEQPLAREEAALVIGSWTGEPRAPLPASDTAKLAGAVAAAERRTSSEWAAAPGPKRPPLSLAWQRLLWAGSRLGVAELATGARAILQGGEAGAPAEVRQEAARALGTLGTAQAGAKAVLSAEKERASAAEALRTRLSDPDARVRAAAADSLARLAPERAEWALAVKPFDPVAVGPMAAGLRAPEPLKSSEGRRAALPGVIAEHQLAPLRPLATGGSTEVKQDAWAALGRLGGDDAAELLRGLAFDKGQSEELRKAAYRAHKRARRAAERARKEGTPS